In the Posidoniimonas corsicana genome, one interval contains:
- a CDS encoding pectinesterase family protein, whose product MPNPPRVCLLLCLLLVSAASADGLRTIKVEGSIQDAIDRVPLDNVERVVIQIPDGVYTERLRLDQNRVTLRGASRDGVVIRYNFPRSEFHKRYDRFGAGVVNLFGDDCTLEHLTIDNTQPTREHAFAVYGQPNRLILDDCKIVGEGGDTLSLWNTAHGMYYHRNCEFRGAVDFVCPRGWCYVRDSTFYEAHRTAAIWHDGHMDPQRMKFVLRDCRFDGVQDFWLGRNHYPSQFYLLGCRFAESMADRPIGVVKDLSDVPEEDRHLWERKYYFDCHRDGGDYPWHADNLTQAAGSPSPEEVTAAWTFDGRWDPESEAPPEVLEVQTNGEEVFMRFSEPVAGATTARLVRADGSSADYVRGEGTARVVFAGGDASSPPSKLTPGGDQSLYGCHATLAVRYLGEQDLPTATPGRGVTILVIGDSTVADYSPGNRLQGWGWGLRSFLDDRVTVINAAANGRSSESFRSEGRWDRGLADAKAAGGPDYVFIQFGHNDNLGKGPGRETDPAPGGSFRANIRRYVQQARDAGATPILVTPPRRRLYDEGTERLRQNTGNAPYAEAILAVAAEEDVPVVDLRKQTEDLFHNLGPTTSEPLQTKGDATHFSPKGARVLAALVLEELGEKLPEFKAYVVEDRLSRP is encoded by the coding sequence ATGCCCAATCCGCCCCGTGTCTGCCTGCTTCTCTGCCTCTTGCTTGTCTCCGCGGCGTCCGCCGACGGGCTGCGCACCATAAAGGTCGAGGGGTCCATCCAGGACGCCATCGACCGGGTCCCGCTGGACAACGTGGAGCGGGTCGTGATCCAGATCCCCGACGGCGTCTACACCGAGCGGCTGCGGCTCGACCAGAACCGAGTCACGCTCCGCGGCGCCAGCCGCGATGGCGTGGTGATCCGCTACAACTTCCCCCGCTCGGAATTCCACAAGCGGTACGACCGGTTCGGCGCCGGCGTGGTCAACCTGTTCGGCGACGACTGCACACTGGAGCATCTCACGATCGACAACACCCAACCGACTCGCGAGCACGCGTTCGCCGTGTACGGCCAGCCCAACCGGCTGATCCTGGACGACTGCAAGATCGTCGGCGAGGGGGGCGACACGCTCTCACTCTGGAACACGGCCCACGGCATGTACTACCACCGCAACTGCGAGTTCCGCGGCGCGGTCGACTTCGTCTGCCCGCGGGGCTGGTGCTACGTGCGCGACTCGACGTTCTACGAGGCGCACCGGACCGCCGCCATCTGGCACGACGGGCACATGGACCCGCAGCGCATGAAGTTCGTGCTCCGCGACTGTCGCTTCGACGGTGTGCAGGACTTCTGGCTCGGCCGCAACCACTACCCCAGCCAGTTCTACCTACTCGGCTGCCGCTTCGCGGAGTCGATGGCCGACCGGCCGATCGGCGTCGTGAAGGACCTCTCGGACGTGCCCGAAGAGGACCGCCACCTGTGGGAGCGCAAGTACTACTTCGACTGCCACCGCGATGGTGGCGACTACCCGTGGCACGCCGACAACCTGACACAGGCGGCCGGCTCGCCCTCGCCCGAAGAGGTAACCGCCGCCTGGACGTTCGACGGCCGCTGGGACCCGGAGAGCGAGGCGCCGCCCGAGGTGCTCGAGGTCCAGACCAACGGGGAGGAGGTCTTCATGCGGTTCAGCGAGCCGGTGGCCGGCGCCACCACCGCGCGGCTCGTGCGGGCGGATGGCAGCTCCGCCGACTACGTACGGGGCGAGGGGACCGCCCGCGTGGTGTTCGCCGGCGGCGATGCGTCCTCGCCCCCGTCCAAGCTCACGCCGGGCGGCGATCAATCTCTGTACGGCTGCCACGCCACGCTCGCGGTGCGTTACCTCGGCGAACAGGATTTGCCGACCGCCACACCGGGCCGCGGTGTGACGATCCTGGTGATCGGCGACTCGACCGTGGCCGACTACTCGCCCGGCAACCGGCTGCAGGGCTGGGGCTGGGGGCTGCGCAGCTTCCTCGACGACCGCGTGACGGTAATCAACGCCGCCGCCAACGGCCGCAGCTCCGAGAGCTTCCGCAGCGAGGGCCGCTGGGACCGGGGCCTCGCCGACGCCAAGGCGGCCGGCGGACCGGACTACGTGTTCATCCAGTTCGGCCACAACGACAACCTCGGCAAGGGCCCCGGCCGCGAGACCGACCCGGCCCCCGGCGGCAGCTTCCGCGCCAACATCCGGCGGTACGTGCAGCAGGCCCGCGACGCCGGCGCCACGCCGATCCTGGTCACCCCACCCCGCCGTCGGCTGTATGATGAAGGAACCGAACGACTCCGCCAGAACACGGGCAACGCCCCCTACGCCGAGGCGATCTTGGCGGTAGCCGCCGAAGAGGACGTGCCGGTGGTCGACCTCCGCAAGCAGACCGAGGACCTGTTCCACAACCTCGGCCCCACCACCAGCGAGCCGCTGCAGACCAAGGGCGACGCCACCCACTTCTCGCCCAAGGGCGCACGGGTGCTGGCGGCGCTCGTGCTAGAGGAGCTGGGGGAGAAGCTGCCTGAGTTCAAGGCGTACGTGGTTGAGGACCGGCTGTCGCGGCCGTAG
- a CDS encoding 5'-nucleotidase yields the protein MPYDLENRLVIGVASSAVFDLSESDTVFRSKGEEEYRSYQEEHLDEPLPKGIAFSFIKRLLSLNDLSTDPVGDPMVEVVLLSKNDPDTGLRVMKSIEHYSLYITRAIFMQGRAPYEFIPALNIALFLSGSKPDVAEAIEKSLPAGQVLESKIVDDEQDNDLRIAFDFDGVLADDESEAVMKSTNDLSQFHAHEVRNVMEPHNPGPLKEFLVRIARIQSVEEDRKKEDPQYRNRLRVSLVTARNAPSHERALRTLKSWGVMANDAFFLGGIEKRRVLQILRPHIYFDDQSSHLEPASSVVPSVHIPFGVSNAKS from the coding sequence ATGCCTTACGATCTCGAGAACCGACTTGTAATTGGCGTCGCCTCAAGTGCTGTGTTCGATCTGAGCGAGTCCGACACTGTTTTTCGCAGTAAGGGAGAAGAGGAGTATCGGAGCTATCAAGAGGAGCACCTGGACGAGCCTCTGCCGAAAGGAATTGCATTCTCGTTCATCAAGAGACTGCTCTCGCTCAACGATCTGAGCACCGATCCAGTTGGCGACCCAATGGTGGAAGTCGTTCTCTTGTCAAAGAACGACCCTGACACCGGACTTCGAGTAATGAAGTCCATAGAACACTATAGTCTCTACATTACTCGAGCGATTTTCATGCAGGGGCGAGCGCCGTATGAGTTCATACCCGCGTTGAACATCGCACTCTTCTTGTCCGGTAGCAAGCCAGATGTTGCTGAAGCGATAGAGAAGTCATTGCCTGCCGGGCAAGTGCTAGAGTCCAAGATTGTTGACGATGAACAGGACAACGATCTGCGAATCGCTTTCGACTTCGATGGCGTGCTAGCGGATGACGAATCCGAGGCCGTTATGAAATCGACAAATGATCTGTCGCAGTTTCATGCGCACGAAGTGCGGAACGTCATGGAGCCCCACAATCCAGGGCCGCTCAAGGAGTTCCTGGTGAGGATCGCACGAATCCAGTCAGTTGAAGAAGATCGCAAGAAAGAGGACCCTCAGTATCGAAATAGGCTAAGGGTCTCGCTGGTTACTGCTCGGAATGCACCTTCACACGAGCGTGCTCTTCGAACGCTAAAGTCTTGGGGCGTAATGGCCAACGATGCGTTCTTTCTAGGGGGGATTGAGAAGAGAAGGGTTTTGCAAATCCTGCGCCCTCACATCTACTTTGACGATCAATCTAGCCATCTCGAGCCAGCTTCAAGCGTTGTTCCATCAGTTCATATTCCGTTTGGGGTGTCAAATGCCAAGTCATAA
- a CDS encoding SpoIIAA family protein yields the protein MSLELIESATGNLVEIQASGKLNKEAYEIFVPEIEQRIKEHGKIRVLFIMNDFHGWDAGAMWEDFKFDLKHFKDIERLAIVGETKWEKGMSVFCRPFTTASIKYFDHAEVDAARAWIVAND from the coding sequence ATGTCTCTGGAACTGATCGAATCCGCCACCGGGAACCTGGTCGAGATTCAGGCGAGCGGCAAGCTGAACAAGGAAGCCTACGAGATCTTCGTCCCGGAGATCGAGCAGCGGATCAAGGAGCACGGCAAGATCCGCGTGCTGTTCATCATGAACGACTTCCACGGCTGGGACGCCGGCGCCATGTGGGAAGACTTCAAGTTCGACCTGAAGCACTTCAAGGACATCGAGCGGCTGGCCATCGTCGGCGAGACCAAGTGGGAGAAGGGCATGTCGGTCTTCTGCCGCCCGTTCACCACCGCCAGCATCAAGTACTTCGACCACGCCGAGGTCGACGCCGCCCGCGCTTGGATTGTGGCCAACGACTAG
- a CDS encoding PA0069 family radical SAM protein → MTREPGNALRGRGAQAAVGNRFEPLQLTADYEHLDEDEILEDLDRRPATRFFDDESQSIVTENSSPDIMFRYSVNPYRGCEHGCSYCYARPYHEFLGLNPAIDFESVILVKRNAAPLLRDWLARPGYTPETIAFSGVTDCYQPIERRLGLTRACLEVAAECCQPVGIITKNAGVTRDIDLLKRLAAHDAVRVAVSIPTLDARLSRKMEPRTSSPAARLRAVRELADAGVPVQLMTAPVIPGLTDSELPSILAAGREAGARHASYTVLRLPRGVREVFVDWLRITAPESLDRVTALVGAVRNGQLNDSRFGVRHRGEGAYAEQISQTFRAFSRKLGYEQHPGTLNAGAFKPPTTAGGQQWLF, encoded by the coding sequence ATGACCCGAGAACCAGGCAACGCACTGAGGGGCCGCGGCGCCCAGGCGGCGGTCGGCAACCGGTTCGAGCCGCTGCAGCTGACGGCGGACTACGAGCACCTGGACGAGGACGAGATCCTCGAGGACCTAGACCGCCGCCCGGCCACGCGGTTCTTCGATGATGAGTCGCAGAGCATCGTCACGGAGAACAGCTCTCCGGACATCATGTTCCGCTACAGCGTAAACCCCTACCGCGGCTGCGAGCACGGCTGCAGCTACTGCTACGCGCGGCCCTACCACGAGTTCCTGGGCCTCAACCCGGCGATCGACTTTGAGTCCGTAATCCTAGTCAAACGCAACGCGGCGCCGCTGCTGCGCGACTGGCTGGCCCGACCGGGCTACACGCCGGAAACGATCGCGTTCTCGGGCGTGACCGACTGCTACCAGCCGATCGAACGCCGGCTCGGCCTGACGCGGGCGTGCTTGGAGGTGGCCGCCGAGTGTTGCCAGCCGGTGGGGATCATCACCAAGAACGCCGGCGTCACCCGCGACATCGACCTGCTGAAGCGGCTGGCCGCGCACGACGCGGTGCGGGTGGCGGTGTCGATCCCGACGCTCGACGCGCGGCTGTCTCGCAAGATGGAGCCCCGCACCAGCTCACCGGCCGCGCGGCTGCGGGCGGTGCGCGAGCTTGCCGACGCCGGCGTTCCGGTGCAGCTCATGACGGCCCCGGTCATCCCAGGGCTGACCGACAGCGAGCTGCCTTCCATCCTGGCCGCCGGCCGTGAGGCGGGCGCCCGGCACGCCAGCTACACGGTGCTGCGTCTGCCGCGGGGCGTGCGCGAGGTGTTCGTTGACTGGCTGCGGATCACTGCGCCGGAGTCGCTGGACCGCGTCACCGCGTTGGTCGGCGCTGTGCGCAACGGCCAACTGAACGACAGTCGGTTCGGCGTGCGCCACCGGGGCGAGGGCGCTTATGCCGAACAGATCAGTCAGACCTTCCGGGCGTTCTCGCGGAAGCTCGGCTACGAGCAGCACCCTGGCACGCTGAACGCCGGCGCGTTCAAACCGCCCACGACCGCCGGCGGCCAGCAGTGGCTCTTCTAG
- a CDS encoding response regulator transcription factor — MQSSFEETQQPQDRFTLAVASRDGELLAAIESLAAQLRLRVVVSDSPDSAATLDTIAVVFDRRSMPGLGSAAIGRAMPAPPVLAVVDDAEGAALDALRRGAWDVLVPPLAGHDLQRMLEPLLAEGVRRAEYRGLMTDFYQRYNGLSAAESEVMAAVCDGKLNKQIARELNVSIRTVEQRRRRVFTKMNVPSAVPLARRVAEVRTIEAISSQAGDQRQAAQTPVQGWNAAHRTAVAPCWTSPASRGGAVVSQTC, encoded by the coding sequence ATGCAGAGCTCCTTCGAAGAAACACAACAGCCACAGGACCGCTTCACCCTGGCGGTCGCCTCGCGAGACGGCGAGCTGCTCGCCGCGATCGAGTCGCTCGCGGCGCAGCTGCGGCTTCGGGTGGTCGTGTCCGATTCACCCGATTCGGCAGCAACGCTCGACACGATCGCGGTTGTGTTCGACCGCCGCTCGATGCCCGGCCTCGGCTCCGCGGCGATCGGCCGTGCGATGCCGGCGCCGCCGGTGCTCGCCGTGGTCGATGACGCCGAGGGCGCCGCGCTCGACGCGCTGCGGCGCGGCGCGTGGGACGTGCTCGTCCCGCCGCTGGCCGGACACGACCTGCAGCGGATGCTCGAGCCGCTGCTGGCCGAGGGGGTCCGCCGGGCCGAGTACCGCGGGCTGATGACCGACTTCTACCAGCGCTACAACGGCCTGAGCGCCGCCGAGAGCGAGGTGATGGCCGCCGTGTGCGACGGCAAGCTCAACAAGCAGATCGCCCGCGAGCTGAATGTCAGCATCCGCACCGTCGAGCAGCGTCGCCGCCGCGTGTTCACCAAGATGAACGTGCCGTCGGCGGTGCCCCTGGCCCGCCGGGTGGCCGAGGTCCGCACGATCGAGGCGATCAGCTCGCAGGCCGGCGATCAGCGTCAGGCGGCGCAGACACCCGTGCAGGGCTGGAACGCCGCGCACCGCACCGCCGTGGCGCCGTGCTGGACGTCGCCGGCTTCGCGGGGCGGGGCGGTTGTGAGCCAGACCTGCTAA
- a CDS encoding VTT domain-containing protein codes for MQVNPRPSPRTTSRPSRGRLWLIVLVLLAVPVVPAVLLGEGYTRWLWAADGGPSDRALLAAGVGLLAADILIPVPSGPLLALLAARLGWPVAALAGAVGLTAGGLAGYLLARWGGRSLALRWVDPDELARWERAIERNGAWLLLASRPAPVVAEAVVLAAGLGRMPVGRLLLWLFLGNSVTSLVFSVVGSAAAQHEVLPIGVAFCVALPALLLRVAHNRQGNEAPED; via the coding sequence TTGCAAGTCAACCCACGACCCTCGCCGCGGACGACCTCACGCCCCTCCCGCGGCCGGCTGTGGCTGATTGTGCTGGTGCTGCTGGCGGTTCCGGTTGTGCCGGCGGTGCTCCTTGGCGAAGGCTACACGCGCTGGCTGTGGGCCGCCGACGGTGGCCCAAGCGACCGCGCGTTGCTCGCCGCCGGCGTCGGTCTGCTGGCAGCAGACATCCTGATCCCGGTTCCGTCGGGGCCATTGCTGGCGCTGTTGGCGGCGCGGCTGGGCTGGCCCGTGGCGGCCTTGGCCGGCGCCGTGGGGCTGACTGCTGGCGGCCTGGCGGGCTACCTGCTGGCCCGCTGGGGGGGCCGCTCGCTGGCGCTGAGGTGGGTCGACCCGGACGAGCTCGCCCGGTGGGAGCGGGCGATCGAACGCAACGGCGCCTGGCTGCTGCTCGCGTCGCGTCCGGCGCCGGTCGTCGCCGAGGCGGTCGTGCTGGCCGCGGGGCTGGGGCGGATGCCCGTCGGTCGGTTGCTGTTGTGGCTGTTTCTAGGCAACAGCGTGACCTCGCTGGTGTTCTCGGTGGTCGGCTCGGCGGCCGCTCAGCACGAGGTGCTGCCGATCGGCGTTGCGTTCTGTGTCGCCCTGCCTGCGTTATTGCTTCGTGTGGCGCATAACCGCCAAGGCAATGAGGCGCCAGAAGACTGA
- a CDS encoding small basic protein, producing the protein MTIDKSLKVKRGSTGARSVLTRVERLKQLKENERWSEGDSPFGIPKVRVRKLQMKKKKKKKDDDDDKK; encoded by the coding sequence ATGACGATCGACAAATCACTCAAAGTAAAGCGTGGCTCCACGGGCGCCCGCAGTGTGCTGACCCGTGTCGAGCGGCTCAAGCAGCTCAAGGAAAACGAGCGCTGGAGCGAGGGCGACTCGCCCTTTGGCATCCCCAAGGTGCGGGTGCGGAAGCTCCAGATGAAGAAGAAAAAGAAGAAGAAGGACGACGACGACGACAAGAAGTGA
- a CDS encoding SDR family NAD(P)-dependent oxidoreductase, with translation MSDSPEPDSPSAEALQHAADVLEQVAADRGLLAQLPEEQRQRLLRVVNQVALPDRGSRRKLRKEFHRKKQAALDEQRKADAERLATTGIRSQYSTRQLKKPEPPAPFDVPPPALTHDGSASAGQDAADPTADWPKLDLPRTCYTCKAEYDRLHHFYDALCPACAGLNWTKRNQTCDLSGRVAVVTGARVKIGYQAALKLLRAGAHTVVLTRFPRDAARRFLEEEDSESWRSRLELHGVDLRHTPSVEALADHLAGTLPRLDFLLNNACQTVRRPPGFYAHLMEGERRLGESLPAEARPMLASYEELRKQGTRENEPELAGAALAALGDGLARDSIAGIVKAAELSQIPLVAGDEDRGEHLFPAGQYDVDQQQVDLRSVNSWRLRLADVPTVELLEVQLVNAIAPFILNARLKPLMTRVATPDKHIVNVSAMEGVFYRAYKTDKHPHTNMAKAALNMLTRTSAQDYARDGIHMNSVDTGWITDEDPAEIAKRKQEELGFHPPLDLVDAAARICDPYIDGQITGNHVWGKFLKDYQVANW, from the coding sequence TTGTCTGATTCCCCCGAACCCGACTCGCCTTCCGCCGAAGCGCTCCAGCACGCCGCCGACGTCCTCGAACAGGTCGCCGCCGACCGCGGGCTGCTCGCGCAGCTCCCCGAGGAACAGCGGCAGCGTCTGCTGCGGGTGGTCAACCAGGTGGCGTTGCCCGACCGCGGCTCGCGCCGCAAGCTCCGCAAGGAGTTCCACCGAAAGAAGCAGGCGGCGCTCGACGAGCAGCGCAAGGCCGACGCCGAGCGGCTTGCCACGACCGGCATCCGCTCGCAGTACAGCACCCGGCAGCTCAAGAAGCCCGAGCCGCCCGCGCCGTTCGACGTGCCGCCGCCGGCCCTGACGCACGACGGCTCGGCGTCCGCGGGGCAGGACGCGGCCGACCCGACCGCCGACTGGCCCAAGCTCGACCTGCCGCGGACCTGCTACACCTGCAAGGCCGAGTACGACCGCCTGCACCACTTCTACGACGCCCTCTGCCCGGCCTGCGCCGGGCTGAACTGGACCAAACGCAACCAGACGTGCGACCTGTCGGGCCGCGTGGCGGTGGTGACCGGCGCGCGGGTCAAGATCGGATACCAGGCGGCGCTCAAGCTCCTGCGGGCCGGCGCGCACACGGTGGTGCTGACCCGCTTCCCGCGGGACGCCGCTCGGCGGTTCCTTGAAGAGGAAGACAGCGAGTCCTGGCGCAGCCGGCTCGAGCTGCACGGCGTCGACCTGCGGCACACGCCCAGCGTCGAGGCCCTGGCCGACCACCTGGCCGGCACGCTGCCGCGGCTGGACTTTCTCCTAAACAACGCCTGCCAGACGGTCCGCCGCCCGCCGGGGTTCTACGCGCACCTGATGGAGGGCGAGCGCCGGCTGGGCGAGTCGCTCCCGGCCGAGGCGCGGCCGATGCTCGCGTCGTACGAGGAGCTCCGCAAGCAGGGCACGCGGGAGAACGAGCCGGAGCTGGCCGGCGCCGCGCTCGCCGCGCTCGGCGATGGGCTCGCCCGGGACAGCATCGCCGGCATCGTCAAAGCGGCCGAGCTGTCGCAGATCCCACTGGTAGCCGGCGACGAGGACCGCGGCGAGCACCTGTTCCCCGCAGGGCAGTACGACGTCGACCAGCAGCAGGTGGACCTGCGGAGCGTCAACAGCTGGCGGCTCCGCCTGGCCGACGTGCCAACCGTCGAGCTGCTCGAGGTGCAGCTCGTGAACGCCATCGCGCCGTTCATCCTCAACGCCCGGCTCAAGCCGCTGATGACCCGCGTCGCCACGCCCGACAAGCACATCGTCAACGTGTCGGCGATGGAGGGCGTGTTCTACCGCGCGTACAAGACCGACAAGCACCCGCACACCAACATGGCCAAGGCGGCCCTCAACATGCTGACGCGGACCTCCGCCCAGGACTACGCGCGGGACGGCATCCACATGAACAGCGTCGACACCGGCTGGATCACCGACGAGGACCCGGCCGAGATCGCCAAGCGCAAGCAGGAGGAGCTGGGCTTCCACCCTCCGCTCGACCTGGTGGACGCCGCCGCCCGGATCTGCGACCCGTACATCGACGGCCAGATTACCGGCAACCACGTGTGGGGCAAGTTCCTGAAGGACTACCAGGTGGCGAACTGGTAG
- the ilvB gene encoding biosynthetic-type acetolactate synthase large subunit, producing MATVTKPESSTAAELTSGADILVQSLVNHGVDTIFAYPGGCSMPLHQALTRQGDKLRTILPRHEQGGGFAAQGIARATGKVGVCMATSGPGATNLVTAIADAKLDSIPLVAITGQVPTAVIGSDAFQETPIVEVCRGITKHHYLVTDVEDVARVMREAFVIASTGRPGPVLVDMPKDVQLAHCVPDYDAPLDLPGYLNEEGEYPVPVARSEQIKQAAAAIKRAKKPVIYAGGGIVIANASDEVRTLVHKTGIPITTTVMGLGVYPGTDALSLDMLGMHGSVYANYAVDEADLLIALGVRFDDRVTGKLEEFCKHGKIVHIDIDAAELNKNKPAHIPIQSDVKHALAELNKIVEAPEDISPWVAKCQAWKEKYPFSYDESYPGITQQHAIKTLWEMTRDKDPIISVGVGQHQMWAAQFYKFEKPRTWLSSSGLGTMGFGLPAAMGAQSQFPDRLVIDIDGDGSFQMNIQELSTLVCEKLPVKVLLLNNQHLGMVVQWEDRFMQGNRAHTYLGPVDHPEWAGKGDGIGRAGRDKRYADFVQIAHGYGCGGAYVERKEDLPAAIEEMIAYDGPYILDVNVPYQEHVLPMIPSGHTVRDIITE from the coding sequence ATGGCGACCGTTACCAAGCCAGAATCCTCGACCGCTGCCGAACTCACCTCCGGGGCCGACATCCTGGTACAGTCGCTGGTCAACCATGGCGTAGACACCATCTTCGCGTACCCGGGCGGCTGCAGCATGCCGCTGCACCAGGCGCTCACCCGGCAGGGCGACAAGCTGCGGACCATCCTGCCGCGGCACGAGCAGGGGGGCGGCTTCGCCGCGCAGGGCATCGCCCGCGCCACCGGCAAGGTGGGCGTCTGCATGGCCACGTCCGGCCCGGGCGCCACGAACCTGGTTACGGCAATCGCCGACGCCAAGCTCGACAGCATCCCGCTGGTGGCGATCACCGGCCAGGTGCCGACCGCGGTGATCGGCTCGGACGCGTTCCAAGAGACGCCCATCGTCGAGGTCTGCCGCGGCATCACCAAGCACCACTACCTGGTGACCGACGTGGAGGACGTCGCCCGCGTGATGCGCGAGGCGTTTGTGATCGCCAGCACCGGCCGCCCCGGCCCCGTGCTGGTCGACATGCCCAAGGACGTTCAGCTGGCGCACTGCGTGCCGGACTACGACGCGCCGCTCGACCTGCCGGGCTACCTCAATGAAGAGGGCGAGTACCCGGTGCCGGTCGCGCGCAGCGAGCAGATCAAGCAGGCCGCCGCGGCGATCAAGCGGGCCAAGAAGCCGGTGATCTACGCCGGCGGCGGCATTGTGATCGCCAACGCCAGCGACGAGGTCCGCACGCTGGTCCACAAGACCGGCATCCCGATCACCACCACCGTGATGGGCCTGGGCGTCTACCCGGGCACGGACGCGCTGTCGCTCGACATGCTCGGCATGCACGGCAGCGTGTACGCCAACTACGCCGTCGACGAGGCCGACCTGCTGATCGCCCTCGGCGTGCGGTTCGACGACCGCGTGACCGGCAAGCTGGAGGAGTTCTGCAAGCACGGCAAGATCGTCCACATCGACATCGACGCCGCGGAGCTCAACAAGAACAAGCCCGCCCACATCCCCATCCAGAGCGACGTCAAGCACGCCCTCGCCGAGCTGAACAAGATCGTCGAGGCGCCCGAGGACATCAGCCCCTGGGTTGCCAAGTGCCAGGCGTGGAAGGAGAAATACCCGTTCAGCTACGACGAGTCGTACCCCGGCATCACGCAGCAGCACGCCATCAAGACCCTCTGGGAAATGACCCGCGACAAGGACCCGATCATCTCGGTCGGCGTCGGTCAGCACCAGATGTGGGCCGCGCAGTTCTACAAGTTCGAGAAGCCCCGCACGTGGCTCAGCTCCAGCGGCCTGGGCACGATGGGCTTCGGCCTGCCCGCCGCCATGGGCGCGCAGAGCCAGTTCCCCGACCGGCTGGTCATCGACATCGACGGCGACGGCTCGTTCCAGATGAACATCCAGGAGCTGTCAACGCTGGTCTGCGAGAAGCTGCCGGTGAAGGTGCTGCTCCTCAACAACCAGCACCTCGGCATGGTGGTACAGTGGGAGGACCGGTTCATGCAGGGCAACCGGGCCCACACCTACCTCGGCCCGGTCGACCACCCCGAGTGGGCCGGCAAGGGCGACGGCATCGGCCGCGCGGGGCGCGACAAGCGGTACGCGGACTTCGTGCAGATCGCCCACGGCTATGGCTGCGGCGGCGCGTACGTCGAGCGGAAGGAAGACCTGCCCGCCGCCATCGAGGAGATGATCGCCTACGACGGCCCCTACATCCTGGACGTCAACGTGCCGTACCAGGAGCACGTGCTGCCGATGATCCCCAGCGGCCACACCGTGCGGGATATCATCACGGAGTAG
- a CDS encoding DUF6786 family protein: MRQTSVAVLGLLGVGSFLLLGRGSMGGGFADDVAFMERHTPIVLLRDGDAAVAVAPAYQGRVMTSTFDRQAGPSFGWINRPVIEKGVLSGEQAQGQLQDHIHVFGGEERFWLGPEGGQFAFYFKPGTEFDFADWRVPAVIDTEPFELVDSRSDSVAFRRDCELTNYSGQVFKMGIERTVRLIDRAGAAQLVGGPLADGVRMVGYQTDNRLTNQGDQAWSPETGLPSIWILGMFNPTPRTVVVVPIEPGAEAELGPKVNAAYFGEVPADYLKVSDDTLFFRGDGTRRGKIGVGPKRAKGVAGSYDADSQTLTIVICTQQPAPHGYVNSMWEHQQDPYSGDVINSYNDGSPEPGAPPLGPFYELETSSPAAALQPGETLRHVQKTLHFSGGEAELDGIAKNLLGVTLAEIKRQF; encoded by the coding sequence ATGAGACAAACAAGCGTGGCGGTGCTGGGATTGCTTGGTGTTGGTTCTTTTCTCCTGCTGGGACGTGGATCGATGGGCGGAGGTTTTGCTGACGACGTGGCTTTCATGGAGCGGCACACGCCGATCGTGCTGCTGCGCGACGGCGACGCGGCGGTGGCTGTGGCGCCCGCGTACCAAGGACGGGTGATGACCAGCACGTTCGACCGCCAAGCCGGCCCGAGCTTTGGCTGGATTAACCGGCCTGTCATTGAGAAGGGGGTGCTCAGCGGCGAGCAGGCGCAGGGGCAGCTGCAGGATCACATCCACGTGTTCGGCGGTGAGGAGCGGTTCTGGCTAGGCCCCGAGGGTGGCCAGTTTGCCTTCTATTTTAAACCGGGAACCGAGTTCGACTTCGCCGACTGGCGTGTGCCGGCGGTCATCGACACCGAGCCGTTCGAGCTGGTCGACTCGCGGAGCGACAGCGTAGCCTTCCGCCGTGATTGCGAGCTGACCAATTATAGCGGCCAGGTCTTCAAGATGGGCATCGAGCGGACGGTGCGGCTGATCGATCGCGCCGGCGCCGCCCAGCTCGTCGGTGGGCCGCTGGCCGACGGCGTCCGCATGGTCGGCTACCAGACCGACAACCGCCTGACAAACCAGGGCGACCAAGCGTGGTCGCCGGAGACCGGGCTGCCGTCCATCTGGATCCTCGGCATGTTCAACCCAACGCCGCGCACGGTAGTCGTCGTCCCGATCGAGCCGGGCGCCGAGGCCGAGCTCGGACCGAAGGTCAACGCCGCCTACTTCGGTGAGGTCCCCGCCGACTACCTCAAGGTGAGTGACGACACGCTGTTCTTCAGGGGCGACGGGACCCGCCGAGGCAAGATCGGTGTCGGACCGAAGCGGGCCAAGGGAGTGGCCGGCAGCTACGACGCCGACAGCCAGACCCTCACGATCGTTATCTGCACCCAGCAGCCTGCGCCGCACGGCTATGTCAACTCGATGTGGGAGCACCAGCAGGACCCGTACTCGGGCGACGTAATCAACTCCTACAACGATGGCTCCCCCGAGCCGGGCGCGCCGCCGCTGGGGCCGTTCTACGAGCTAGAAACCTCGTCGCCCGCCGCCGCACTCCAACCCGGGGAGACACTGCGCCACGTCCAGAAGACCCTCCACTTTAGCGGCGGCGAAGCCGAACTGGACGGCATCGCGAAGAACCTGCTGGGCGTCACGCTGGCGGAGATCAAGCGGCAGTTCTGA